The following are encoded together in the Blastocatellia bacterium genome:
- a CDS encoding cytochrome c yields the protein MKAKVKSKKAKVGIHPLPSMTIAASSLSVGWRRLIRLLPFAFLLFTFYLARVSAHEPITTKVRFNKEVVRILGRSCLSCHHPGGVAMSLATYDDARPWAKAIKEEVLNKRMPPWAAVKGFGDFRNAPVLTQREVDLLVNWVEGGAPRGEEGDLPTTPLYSDDWQLGKPDLILKPPTPASIAADADERRTVTLATNLTEARGLAAIDLRPGDQRVVHCARVYLEGGSCLATWMPGQKTVAWNEGVAQALPAGARLTVKIHYRGAGEATRDQSEVGLYFAKTPPRRLLQEIAVNDAEAIIPAGAAMHPLRVSYTTTEDLDALALRPIVNPLITSLQMTAYRPDGSEEVLLWTRGYQSDWQPTYYLKRPALLPKGTRLEVIAYFDNSDNNPNNPNDPAKALRFADLGGEPLCAVTTAKARPTNE from the coding sequence ATGAAGGCAAAAGTAAAAAGTAAAAAGGCAAAAGTGGGAATTCATCCGCTGCCTTCGATGACGATTGCCGCCTCATCGCTCTCCGTCGGCTGGCGGCGGCTGATCCGCCTTTTGCCTTTTGCCTTTTTACTTTTTACTTTTTACTTGGCGCGCGTCAGCGCGCATGAGCCGATCACCACAAAGGTGCGATTCAACAAAGAGGTCGTCCGCATCCTCGGGCGCAGTTGCCTGAGCTGTCACCACCCCGGCGGCGTGGCGATGTCGCTCGCGACTTATGACGACGCGCGCCCGTGGGCGAAGGCGATCAAAGAAGAGGTATTGAACAAGCGCATGCCGCCCTGGGCGGCGGTCAAAGGCTTTGGCGATTTTCGCAACGCGCCGGTGCTGACGCAGCGCGAGGTTGACCTGCTGGTCAACTGGGTCGAAGGCGGCGCGCCCCGCGGCGAAGAGGGCGACCTGCCGACCACGCCGCTTTATTCCGACGACTGGCAGCTCGGCAAGCCCGATTTGATCTTGAAGCCGCCGACGCCTGCGTCCATCGCCGCAGACGCCGACGAGCGTCGCACCGTGACGCTTGCGACGAACCTGACAGAGGCCCGCGGGCTGGCGGCCATTGATTTGCGACCGGGCGATCAGCGCGTCGTCCATTGCGCCAGGGTTTATCTGGAAGGCGGCTCTTGTCTGGCGACATGGATGCCTGGTCAGAAGACGGTGGCGTGGAATGAAGGCGTGGCGCAGGCGTTGCCGGCGGGCGCGCGCCTCACGGTGAAGATTCATTATCGCGGCGCGGGTGAAGCAACGCGCGACCAGAGTGAGGTGGGGCTCTATTTTGCGAAGACACCGCCGCGCCGGCTGTTGCAGGAGATTGCCGTCAACGACGCCGAGGCGATCATCCCCGCGGGCGCCGCGATGCATCCGCTACGCGTGAGCTACACGACAACGGAAGACCTTGACGCGCTGGCGTTGCGACCGATAGTCAATCCCTTGATTACGTCGCTACAGATGACGGCGTACCGGCCCGATGGCTCTGAAGAAGTGTTGCTGTGGACGCGCGGCTATCAATCCGACTGGCAGCCGACCTATTATCTGAAGCGCCCGGCCTTGCTGCCGAAAGGCACGCGCCTGGAAGTAATCGCCTACTTCGACAACTCGGACAACAATCCCAACAACCCCAACGACCCGGCAAAGGCGTTGCGCTTTGCCGACCTCGGCGGCGAGCCGCTCTGCGCAGTGACGACGGCCAAAGCCCGACCGACCAATGAATGA